A single window of Actinomycetota bacterium DNA harbors:
- a CDS encoding acyl-CoA dehydrogenase — MSYAFTEEQDDIRAMVREFAEAEIAPLVEESEKNEQFPVEIMPKLGELGLLGIVFPEEYGGIDAGKITECIFVEEMTKVCAGMTASVNAHADLASFPIYKFGNDEQRAKYLPDAIAGQTIGAYAITEPNTGSDAAGLATSAKKTSNGYVLNGRKNFITNGTICDFCLVAAYTDKDKRGEGISVFIVDRDTPGFEVTRKLEKMGHRSSDTAELVFEDCEVGEETLLGGKEGAFGALMEALITGRVSHGVKSAAIAEGALEQAVKYAHEREAFGRSLSKFQALRFKLATMATKVEAAKALAYKAAWLYETGQPCVKEASMAKYFSAEVADEVTRDAVQIHGGYGYITEYPVERMYRDAKLASITEGTSEIQQLIISKELGL, encoded by the coding sequence CTGAGTTACGCATTCACCGAGGAGCAGGACGACATCCGCGCGATGGTGCGGGAGTTCGCCGAGGCGGAGATCGCCCCGCTCGTCGAGGAGTCAGAGAAGAACGAGCAGTTCCCCGTCGAGATCATGCCCAAGCTCGGTGAGCTGGGGCTTCTCGGCATCGTGTTCCCGGAGGAGTACGGCGGCATCGACGCCGGCAAGATCACCGAGTGCATCTTCGTCGAGGAGATGACCAAGGTCTGCGCCGGCATGACCGCATCGGTCAACGCCCACGCCGACCTGGCGTCGTTCCCGATCTACAAGTTCGGCAACGACGAGCAGCGTGCCAAGTACCTGCCCGACGCCATCGCCGGCCAGACCATCGGCGCCTACGCCATCACCGAGCCCAACACGGGCTCCGACGCCGCCGGCCTTGCCACCAGCGCGAAGAAGACGTCCAACGGCTACGTCCTCAACGGCCGCAAGAACTTCATCACCAACGGCACCATCTGCGACTTCTGCCTGGTGGCCGCCTACACCGACAAGGACAAGCGCGGCGAGGGCATCTCGGTGTTCATCGTCGATCGGGACACCCCGGGCTTCGAGGTCACCCGCAAGCTCGAGAAGATGGGCCACCGCTCCTCCGACACCGCCGAGCTGGTGTTCGAGGACTGCGAGGTGGGCGAGGAGACCCTGCTGGGCGGCAAGGAGGGTGCCTTCGGCGCCCTCATGGAGGCCCTCATCACCGGTCGCGTGTCGCACGGCGTGAAGAGCGCCGCCATCGCCGAGGGCGCCCTGGAGCAGGCGGTCAAGTACGCCCACGAGCGCGAGGCCTTCGGCCGCTCGCTGAGCAAGTTCCAGGCGCTGCGCTTCAAGCTGGCCACCATGGCCACCAAGGTGGAGGCCGCCAAGGCCCTCGCGTACAAGGCCGCCTGGCTCTACGAGACCGGCCAGCCGTGCGTGAAGGAGGCCTCGATGGCCAAGTACTTCTCGGCCGAGGTCGCCGATGAGGTCACCCGTGACGCCGTGCAGATCCACGGCGGCTACGGCTACATCACCGAGTACCCGGTGGAGCGCATGTACCGCGACGCCAAGTTGGCCAGCATCACCGAGGGCACCTCGGAGATCCAGCAGCTCATCATCAGCAAGGAGCTCGGCCTGTAG